AGGCGATGTCCTATGGAGTTCCCGTTTTGGTAACCAGAGGAACAGGCATTTACGACGATGTCAAAAAATATCAATGTGGCTGGGCGGCGGAAACAAATATAAATAGCATTGCAGAGTCTTTGCTTGCAGTTGCAGCTGAAAAATCAAATTTTTGTATCTATGGTATAAACGCGCGAAATTATGTCTATGAACAACTTTCGTGGGATAAAGTAGCATATGACGCTGTAAAAATATTTAATGATTTGGGAAGAAAAGATGTTAAGAACTAGATCTCAAAGTTATTTAAGATTAAATATCTTAAAGCGTTCGGTAATTAGCCTTGATACTTTTATCATAGGAGTATATTTGATTTTAAGCCCAATTGATTATGCATTAGGGGAAATTATTACATCATTTTCATTTATAAATTTAATAGCTATTGCATTAATTTTGGTTAGAATATGCAAAAAGGATTTTTGGAACAGCAAACCCAAAGACTTTTTATTGATTGCTGTTTTTTATTTTTATAATGTTATAAACATATTGCTATTTTCCGATATATTAATGGACGCTATTTTTTTGTTGTTTGGATTATGTTTTTTCTTTGTTAATTATAAAGAAGCTAATGAAACGGAAATAAAGTTCTTTAGATTATGCATATTATTGAGCATAATCGTAACGATAGCGACCTGTTTTTTCAGCTTCCGCTTTGAGCGGTCTAATTCCAGATTTTATTTGAATTTTTCAAGGTATGTCGATCCTAATTATTTTACTTGCGGCTTTATTGTTTTAACAGCGTATTTAATGCATCGAATCAATCAAAAAAAGACTATCATATTAGATATTTTACTATTAGTATGCCTTTTTACTATTATTTTAGCTTCAGGTTCTAGAGGCGGACTATTAGCTAATTTAGGCGTTGTTTTTGTGTATCTTCTTTTTAGCAAATTAAAAAATATATTTCTGCCGGTATTGCTTTTTGTAGTTATATTTTATATTGCGTTGTCTTTCTTTAAAGAATATATACCAAAATGGATTTTAGAAAGAT
This genomic stretch from Clostridia bacterium harbors:
- a CDS encoding O-antigen ligase family protein, giving the protein MLRTRSQSYLRLNILKRSVISLDTFIIGVYLILSPIDYALGEIITSFSFINLIAIALILVRICKKDFWNSKPKDFLLIAVFYFYNVINILLFSDILMDAIFLLFGLCFFFVNYKEANETEIKFFRLCILLSIIVTIATCFFSFRFERSNSRFYLNFSRYVDPNYFTCGFIVLTAYLMHRINQKKTIILDILLLVCLFTIILASGSRGGLLANLGVVFVYLLFSKLKNIFLPVLLFVVIFYIALSFFKEYIPKWILERFEISAMLKDQGSGRLTIWYNYWNILKNGSLLKFIFGYGKKNQLTTYQYYFGIRKNPHNMFLGVFFNSGIIGLILLLFVLGYFSLISLKNKNLFSLSLIVGLVLSGLTLDMNVTRTFWIVLTIIFMVNFRMKKLKDEKNATI